A genomic region of Streptosporangium lutulentum contains the following coding sequences:
- a CDS encoding lytic polysaccharide monooxygenase has product MHLRHKVAATAATLMVGSLLALLPSTPAVSHGTMSNPPSRVYVCKNENPENPTSAACKAAVAAGGTQAFYDWNEVSRLDAGGQHRQIIPDGKLCSGARDKYRGLDLARADWPATRVSPGPLTITYHATAPHANSNFEFYITKQGWNPTQPLRWSDLELLRTFNNQNPTTFTNWTINLPQRSGRQIIYSIWQRVVGSAEAFYTCSDVDFGGGTNPNPNPTPTPTPTVTPTPTPTPTPTTPQPGGTWRAGAAYTAGTQVTYGGLTYRCLQPHTAIAGWEPPNVPALWQRV; this is encoded by the coding sequence GTGCACCTGCGACACAAGGTGGCCGCCACGGCCGCCACGCTCATGGTCGGGTCCCTGCTGGCCCTGCTGCCGTCCACTCCGGCGGTCTCTCACGGAACGATGTCCAATCCCCCCAGCCGCGTCTACGTCTGCAAGAACGAGAATCCGGAAAACCCCACGTCGGCGGCTTGCAAGGCCGCTGTGGCGGCAGGCGGCACCCAGGCGTTCTACGACTGGAACGAGGTGTCCCGGCTCGACGCGGGCGGGCAGCACCGTCAGATCATCCCGGACGGCAAGCTGTGCAGCGGCGCGCGTGACAAGTATCGGGGGCTCGACCTCGCCAGGGCCGACTGGCCCGCCACGCGGGTCTCCCCGGGGCCGCTGACGATCACCTATCACGCGACCGCGCCCCACGCGAACAGCAACTTCGAGTTCTACATCACCAAGCAGGGCTGGAACCCGACCCAGCCGCTCCGCTGGTCGGACCTGGAACTCCTCAGGACGTTCAACAACCAGAACCCCACCACATTCACCAACTGGACGATCAACCTCCCGCAGCGCAGCGGACGCCAGATCATCTACTCGATCTGGCAGCGCGTGGTGGGCAGCGCGGAGGCCTTCTACACCTGTTCCGACGTGGACTTCGGCGGCGGCACCAACCCGAACCCGAACCCGACGCCCACCCCGACCCCCACGGTGACCCCGACCCCGACCCCGACGCCCACCCCGACGACGCCGCAGCCGGGCGGAACCTGGAGGGCGGGCGCCGCCTACACGGCCGGCACGCAGGTGACCTACGGCGGCCTGACCTACCGGTGTCTGCAGCCGCACACCGCGATAGCGGGCTGGGAGCCGCCGAACGTCCCCGCGCTGTGGCAGCGCGTCTGA
- a CDS encoding TetR family transcriptional regulator translates to MARDADRTRRRLLEAATVEFAALGIAGARVDRIAEAAGCNKAMIYAYFGNKDRLFDAVFTAQVADFLDQVHLDASDLPGYAGRLFDRYEDHPETLRLATWYRLERPRGAPLQAVVSSNRGKLEGLEQAQREGVLPGHYTPVELLTLVLSISTAWASMPPELGASAAGDRDRRRHTVVDAVRRLLVENRPVRS, encoded by the coding sequence ATGGCGCGGGACGCGGATCGAACCAGGAGGAGACTGCTGGAGGCCGCGACCGTGGAATTCGCCGCGCTCGGCATCGCGGGAGCCCGGGTGGATCGCATCGCCGAGGCCGCCGGATGCAACAAGGCGATGATCTACGCCTACTTCGGCAACAAGGATCGGCTCTTCGACGCGGTCTTCACCGCGCAGGTCGCCGACTTCCTCGATCAGGTGCACCTCGACGCGTCCGACCTGCCCGGTTACGCCGGACGGCTGTTCGATCGCTACGAGGACCACCCCGAGACCCTGCGACTGGCCACCTGGTACCGGCTGGAGCGACCTCGGGGAGCCCCCCTGCAGGCCGTCGTCTCGTCCAACCGGGGGAAACTCGAGGGGCTGGAGCAGGCCCAGCGGGAGGGCGTCCTGCCCGGTCACTACACCCCGGTCGAGCTCCTGACGCTGGTCCTGTCGATATCCACGGCATGGGCGTCGATGCCCCCTGAGCTGGGGGCGAGCGCCGCAGGTGATCGCGACCGCCGCAGGCACACCGTCGTGGACGCCGTACGGCGGCTGCTGGTGGAGAACCGCCCGGTGCGGTCGTAG
- a CDS encoding UbiD family decarboxylase → MGSLEEVDDLRSWLELAGELGEVRTITGAHWDKEIGAASEVNYRRPSPPALLFDDIVGYGRGPRVLTASMANARRLGMTLRLGTSLDDRGLVEALRNRPNEWIADAARYPVREVGSGPVCENVITSGDVNLLDFPVPRWHEADGGRYIGTGCAVFTTDPATGTLNAGAYRMQVQNDGRAVSVNIEAGKHGAAHVREWFDKEGRAPVTASLGHDPLLLVVAGTEVPAGLSELEYAGAVMGRPVDVIRGEVTGLPIPARGELAVEGWLYPDRREQEGPFGEWTGYYSGGIEPVLTMDVERVYHRDDPIQLGAPPGKPPHDYSYMRSVMKSAMIQDALVRAGLPGVEGVWAHEAGGGRQLLAVALHQRYAGHARQAAYLASQLPSAAYMNKFVVVVDADVDFRSLDDVMWAVCTRTDPAEDIEIMRQTWGSRVDPLRAPGLPPFNTRAVIDACRPWNRLPDFPRVAESGRDLIDHVVRRWPDILGGSR, encoded by the coding sequence ATGGGATCCCTTGAGGAGGTGGACGACCTTCGTAGCTGGCTCGAACTCGCCGGCGAACTCGGAGAGGTCCGGACCATCACCGGCGCCCACTGGGACAAGGAGATCGGCGCCGCTTCGGAGGTGAACTACAGACGCCCGTCGCCCCCGGCGCTGCTGTTCGACGACATCGTGGGCTACGGCAGGGGCCCGCGGGTCCTCACGGCCAGCATGGCGAACGCCCGCAGGCTGGGCATGACCCTCCGGCTGGGCACCTCGCTCGACGACCGCGGGCTGGTCGAGGCGCTGCGCAACCGCCCGAACGAGTGGATCGCCGACGCGGCGAGATACCCCGTCCGGGAGGTCGGCTCCGGGCCGGTCTGCGAGAACGTCATCACGTCGGGCGACGTGAACCTGCTCGACTTCCCCGTGCCGAGATGGCATGAGGCGGACGGCGGCCGATACATCGGCACCGGGTGCGCCGTGTTCACGACCGACCCGGCCACCGGCACGCTCAACGCGGGGGCCTACCGGATGCAGGTGCAGAACGACGGACGGGCCGTGAGCGTCAACATCGAGGCGGGCAAGCACGGGGCCGCGCACGTCCGGGAGTGGTTCGACAAGGAAGGACGCGCTCCCGTCACCGCGTCGCTCGGGCACGATCCGCTGCTGCTCGTCGTCGCCGGCACCGAGGTGCCGGCGGGACTGTCGGAGCTCGAATACGCCGGTGCGGTGATGGGGCGGCCGGTCGACGTGATCCGCGGCGAGGTGACCGGTCTGCCGATTCCCGCGCGCGGCGAGCTCGCGGTCGAGGGCTGGCTGTATCCGGACCGGCGGGAGCAGGAGGGGCCGTTCGGCGAATGGACCGGCTACTACAGCGGCGGGATCGAGCCGGTGCTCACCATGGACGTCGAGCGGGTCTACCACCGCGACGACCCGATCCAGCTCGGCGCCCCTCCCGGCAAACCACCGCACGACTACTCCTACATGCGCAGCGTGATGAAGTCGGCGATGATCCAGGACGCGCTCGTCAGGGCGGGCCTTCCGGGTGTGGAAGGGGTGTGGGCGCACGAGGCCGGCGGCGGCCGCCAGTTGCTCGCGGTGGCCCTCCACCAGCGGTACGCGGGCCACGCGCGCCAGGCCGCCTACCTCGCCTCGCAGCTTCCCTCCGCCGCCTACATGAACAAGTTCGTGGTCGTCGTGGACGCCGACGTCGACTTCCGCAGCCTCGACGACGTGATGTGGGCCGTCTGCACCCGCACCGACCCGGCCGAGGACATCGAGATCATGCGCCAGACGTGGGGCAGCCGGGTCGATCCGCTCCGCGCGCCCGGTCTCCCCCCGTTCAACACCCGCGCCGTGATCGACGCGTGCCGTCCCTGGAACCGGCTGCCGGACTTCCCCCGCGTGGCCGAGTCCGGCAGGGACCTGATCGACCACGTCGTACGACGCTGGCCCGACATACTGGGAGGCTCCCGATGA
- a CDS encoding (2Fe-2S)-binding protein → MNGLRLRLNHEDVEIQVRDPAATLLDVLRDDLGLTGTKSGCAIGYCGACTVIVDGEAVPACLLMIGLLEGREVRTIEDLNGPEGLDPVQAAFVRRAGLQCGFCTPGHVMALRALLDEDPEPDDERIRRTVDGNYCRCTGYVKILDSAREAVATQGKRAGATTPAERRR, encoded by the coding sequence ATGAACGGCCTGCGCCTCAGGCTCAATCACGAGGACGTGGAGATCCAGGTCCGGGATCCGGCCGCGACGCTGCTCGACGTCCTGCGTGACGACCTCGGTCTCACGGGCACGAAGTCGGGCTGCGCCATCGGCTACTGCGGAGCGTGCACGGTCATCGTCGACGGTGAGGCCGTCCCCGCCTGCCTGCTGATGATCGGCCTGCTCGAAGGCCGTGAGGTGCGAACCATCGAGGACCTGAACGGCCCGGAGGGCCTCGACCCGGTCCAGGCCGCGTTCGTGAGACGCGCGGGCCTGCAGTGCGGCTTCTGCACGCCGGGCCATGTGATGGCGCTCCGGGCGCTGCTCGACGAGGACCCGGAACCGGACGACGAACGGATCCGGCGGACCGTCGACGGCAACTACTGCCGTTGCACCGGATATGTGAAGATCCTCGACTCGGCGCGGGAGGCCGTGGCCACCCAGGGGAAGCGCGCCGGAGCGACGACGCCTGCCGAGAGGAGGCGCTGA
- a CDS encoding DUF6458 family protein, translating to MTIAGGIILIMLGAILTWAVEFDIAGLDINVVGVILMLGGLAGLLFGIYRISVARRPTASTTTVVEDPVTHQRRVYEERHHTDPPVV from the coding sequence ATGACCATTGCAGGCGGAATCATTCTCATCATGCTCGGGGCAATTCTTACCTGGGCGGTCGAGTTCGACATCGCGGGCCTCGACATCAACGTCGTCGGCGTCATCCTGATGCTCGGTGGTCTCGCGGGGTTGCTGTTCGGCATCTACCGGATCAGCGTCGCCCGCCGTCCCACGGCGTCCACCACGACCGTCGTCGAGGACCCGGTGACCCACCAGCGTCGTGTTTACGAGGAGCGTCACCACACCGATCCCCCGGTCGTGTGA
- a CDS encoding DUF305 domain-containing protein, protein MKRVIPVLLSVLLLTGCGADSIQELNGGPGGHGGHAGHGAAASASAPAIGADFNPADVMFLQMMTIHSGQGAELGRLAQDRATREEVRTLAAAIAATQETEAASMSAWLSGWKQPATAEPDEHAAHGGMPGASKEQIAALAGAAPADFEEKFLNLMIAEQDDAIQMARVETATGLNPEVKKLAGRIDTSRTAQIKQMLALLGQ, encoded by the coding sequence ATGAAGCGCGTGATCCCGGTCCTCCTGAGCGTCCTCCTTCTCACCGGTTGCGGCGCCGACAGCATCCAAGAGCTCAACGGCGGTCCCGGGGGACACGGGGGACACGCGGGACACGGCGCCGCCGCGTCCGCGTCCGCACCCGCGATCGGCGCGGATTTCAACCCCGCCGACGTGATGTTCCTGCAGATGATGACGATCCACAGCGGCCAGGGCGCGGAACTGGGACGGCTGGCGCAGGATCGGGCCACCCGCGAGGAGGTCAGGACGCTGGCCGCGGCGATCGCCGCGACCCAGGAGACGGAGGCGGCGTCGATGTCCGCCTGGCTGAGCGGGTGGAAGCAGCCCGCGACCGCCGAGCCCGACGAGCACGCCGCCCACGGCGGGATGCCGGGGGCGAGCAAGGAGCAGATCGCCGCCCTCGCCGGCGCGGCACCGGCCGACTTCGAGGAGAAGTTCCTCAACCTGATGATCGCCGAGCAGGACGACGCCATCCAGATGGCCAGGGTGGAGACGGCCACCGGCCTGAACCCAGAGGTCAAGAAACTGGCCGGCCGGATCGACACCTCGCGCACGGCGCAGATCAAGCAGATGCTGGCGCTGCTCGGCCAGTGA
- a CDS encoding DUF4235 domain-containing protein encodes MSRVVSRGASAVSGMLGGAIAGAIFKQVWKFASGKDDAPQATSDEYGWREILIASAIQGAIFGVVKAAIDRSAARSIHRATGK; translated from the coding sequence TTGAGCAGGGTCGTATCCCGAGGGGCGAGCGCCGTGAGCGGAATGCTCGGTGGCGCCATCGCCGGAGCCATCTTCAAGCAGGTCTGGAAGTTCGCATCGGGCAAGGACGACGCGCCCCAGGCGACATCCGATGAGTACGGCTGGCGCGAGATCCTGATCGCCTCGGCCATCCAAGGCGCGATCTTCGGTGTGGTCAAGGCCGCGATCGACCGGTCCGCGGCTCGGAGCATCCATCGAGCCACCGGTAAGTGA